The segment TAATCAGTAGTCAAAAGGTAATCAGCTAACTAATCAAATTATTTAGTTCCAATCATGAACTTGCAAATTGCATAAATGACCAGCATTTTTCGTGCATTGTTTTACAATCATTAGGCAAAGAGCCCCTTTCATGAAAAACTCATATGTGTTGCACTACATTGAAAAACGTTTATAAATTTACAACATAATTTTTTGAAATCAACTTATCCCATTTACTCAATATGTACAGGGCAACTACTACTAACAGACTCAAAATTAGAGCCCAAATTTTAAGAATCAACTCATCGCATTTAATCACTGTACAGGAAAACCACCCCAATGGGGTCCTAACAGAAACAAAACTACAGTTCAGGCTCATCACTAGCTTGCCATCGATCAAGAATGGCAAATGAACCTTCATCTAAGCTTCTCTTTGGAGCCTTCACACTTGAGTTTCTGCTAGTGCTTGGCAACTTATTGTTGTGGTTGTCTTTATCTGGAGATATGCTCTGGCCTTTTTCTCCACTCTGGAGCCAATTGTGTTTCCTGCTTCTAATTGGAGACTTGCTGTATTGATGTCTTTTCGATATTTTTTTATGGTCTTCATGCTTACATGGCATTTGTTCGCAATGATAGCAACTCTTTGATAACTTGATTTTCTCTTGATCAATGTTTTCCAACTCTAACTGATCTTGGGCTCTCCTTGATGCTTTTCTCTTCTGCTCTTTCTTGTAATGTGAGCTCTTAACGTCCTCTCTCCGCATAGTTTCTCTGTCATTTGACTTTAACTTATCCATATCACTCTCAAATTGGATGCAACTTTCATTCCTTCTTTTACACTGCAATTCCCCTACAAGGTCCATGTCAACACTAACTACACTCCTTTCTTTATCATCGTCATCATCCTCACAGGTAAGCTCCCtgtagtgtttttttctttttgccTGGTGGCAATCCCTACTCTTTATATCCTCTTCAgaaatcacataatcattttttgatttttcaaagccACCTCTATCATGACTAGGGCTTCTTCGGTTTACTTGCCTCTTACATGTAGCATAATTTTGATGGAAATTTAACCTTTGCTCTCTTTCTTCATCACTATATTTTCTGCCACCTGATTGTTCTCTTATGGGTGTTCCTCTGTCCTCGACACTATTACAGGAATCCCTTTCATGTGACTTATGCTGCCTTGATGAGCTCCTGCAACTACTCctattttctgatttttcaaagCCACCTCTATCATGACTAGGGCTTCTTCGGTTTACTCGCCTCTTACATGTAGCATAATTTTGATCGAAATTTAACCTTTGCTCTCTTTCTTCATCACTATATTTTCTGCCACCTGATTGTTCTCTTATGGGTGTTCCTCTGTCCTCGTCACTATTACAGGAATCCCTTTCATGTGACTTATGCCGCCTTGATGAGCTCCTGCAACTACTGATATGATATGTAGCACATGTTTGATCCATGTCTGAcctttgttctctttcttctttgcCACTATATTTCCTGCCACCCAACAGAAATAATCTTAGCATTATTGAATTGCAATATATATATACACCAAATCATCTTGCGTATACTTAACTGATTGAATTAGAGATAGCAGTGACATTCACTCATATTGTACAACATAAGAACAATCTTTAGAAGTGGTATCATAGACTAGTAATCTTACTTAAATCATTATCCTTTTAAGTGTTATTAGAGACTTTAAGGAAAGAAGTTTCTTGCAATTGATCTTTGCAAGTTAATTGTTCAAATTTTACAAGTTCTAatataaggggacattacaaatttatATCCAAGTCTGAcctttgttctctttcttctttgcCATAATATTTTCTGCCACCTGAGTGTTCTCTTACAGGTGTACCTCTGTCCTCATCACTACTGCACAGATCCCTTTCATGGAACTTACGCCACCTAGACGAGCTTCTGGAACTACTCCTATTATATGCAGCACAATTTTGATCCAAGTCTGAcctttgttctctttcttctttgcCACCATATTTCCTACCATTTGAGGGTTCTCTTGTGGGTGTTCCTCTGTCTTCACCACTACTACAGCTATCCCTTTCATGTGACTTATGCCGCCTAGATGAGCTCTTGTAACTACTCCTTGATTGAATTCTTCTAACAGAATGTCCATAGCGATTCCAATGATCTTGATCTCTCAGTTTCTGATGATCGTATTGATCAACCCTCGAGCcgccaaacaacatgtccatcttGTTCACCCAGGACCTTGGAGGTCGACTATCCCAATCTGCCCAGTCATATTCTCCACCTGGATTACGAAAGCAGTGAAGAAAATTGCAAGCACTTCCACGTGAACAGTTCTGTCAAAGTTCCAATTTGTAGATACTTCAGTTCCACGATGAAGAACACATGCTTTAAATGAAGAAAAAGATAAGTTATCTAAGACCACAGAATTTATACATTACCTTACGATCAGACTTCATATACTCCCCACATATTGCTACCCTCCACCTCATAACTCCAACAAACTCACAAATTACCTGGGCAACATAGGTTTAGAAAAAGGATGAATTTAATTTAACTAATCAGGTAGAGTCTAACCAAAAATGGACCAAAATTATCCAGCTAAGTTTTATGATATGCATAAGAACTATTTTTTGATGTCTACAAATTTTCATGGTCACAATGATATAAGAAAACCATgacatgaaaaatcataaaaatcacggTCTCAAAAACATCCTGCATCCCAGCTTTTGTAACATGAAATCTTGGTGATCCCGAATATGCTAATCAGTTAACAATTTTAGTTTGGCGTGACTGAATGATGAAGTACAAAAAAGAGCAGTGCAGAGTCGCAAACATCAAACAGAGAGAAATAAACTAGATTAAATGCATATGATAGAGATGAAGTTCTAGAGGACAGAAAACTTCACAATATTCATCCACATAGGTTGTCCAAACCTAGAAAACGAGAAAACATAGCTATATTCAAGAGTCACCAAAAGAATTGTTTGAAAGCATGATGAAAGTAACCCTATTAGTATAGGCTTAGTGAGTGAACAATATTAGCAAGATTGGTATCTCGGTTGATCTACAAAGTAGCAACAAAATTGTACTTGATTTGAAAAGCTCTAAATGCAATCCCATCAGTTGGAGAATCTGATTAGAATTCCAAAACTTACAGAACTGTAAATATAACTTAGCAATCTAAAAGTGCACAATGTGCGAACTCAACTACAACATATGCACCACTGTTGCAGATCCATATCATGAGTGTCATAGTGCAGTAATTGTAAAGCCTAAAAATATaggaaaaagttttaaaaaatcaCACATGTTTTAAAAAATCACACATGGTTAAAATTTATGAACTAGAGAGAACTTGCAACTCTCATGAGGCACAAAAAAGTTTATCAATCCATTAGGCTACTGCTCTACAATGCTGACTGAACACTATTGATCCTTAAAAGTCATCCATTCTGGCTAAACAGTTGATGAGACCAAGGCTATTCACCACCTTTTGACTCAAGCTGGGCTGCTGGGATTACCTTACCGCATTCCACAACAATTACCCTACAAAGATTAAAATCTAACTGCCAACTCCATTAAAAAAGATTATTAAAAATACAAAAGATCACAGAAATAGCAAATAGAATCCGTCTTTGTAGGGAACCCTCGAACTCAATTTTTATTTATCAGCCAGATGAAATCCAGGGTTGACAGGTGGTGGGGTGGCATTAAGGGATGAGAATGGCAAGTTTGTAAAAGGAGGATCATTCTTTTTAGGGATTAAAACAAATAATACAGCAGAATTGCTTGCTTTATTGGAAGGTTTGAAATGGGCAAAGAGATGGGTTTTGTGTGCTTTGAAGCAGAAGAAAATTCTAGAAGAAATCCAATTGCTGAGGAATGACTTTCAGCTGTTATCATTTAAACATTGCTTCTAGGAAAGCAGTAAGTTTGTGGATAGATTAGCAAATGCAAGGTTAAAGTAACTCCCTTTAACAGCTAAGGTAAGCTTGGATCCTATGAAGTAACAGCTTGATGAGTCACTTCTATATGAATATAGGTGGATGATTTTACCACCAATTCCTACTTTCTGCTCACCAGAAGTTTAATGGCGCTTTTTGAAGTGTTCTAAGTAATCATTATTCTTTAAGTGGTGGATCTTTCTGGCTTTTCTTTCTAATTTAAGGAGATAAGGAAGGACACCAATCCAGTGTTTGTAGTCTACTCTAGCACTGTGAAAATTTGATGTTTTATGCAGGATGGAAAGGAAGCAGAGGAGCTGCAAGATAGGAGCATCAAAGAGATAAGCATCTGATAGAAGATTGAGCAAGATATTAGATATAGTGGATGTAGACACGCTGTCCTTTGTTAAGGTGCTTATGGGTGAGGAGGCCTTGAGAGGCACAAACTATATGCATGCAAATGAAGCTGATTTAGCAAAAGGCTGGGGTTGAGGGTTGAGGATGAAGAAGCATAGAAATAGATTCTGCATGCACTAACCAAGGAGAACAAGATGCTGATCCTAGATGACAGTAGTTAGTACAGATGAGGAGTTAGAAGAAGTAGAGCAAAATCCTGGAGGAAGTGAAGCCAAAGTTGGAGGGATACTCAGCAGGCATTTATTCAACAGATAACCAATTATCTGATGTGAAAACATCGTCTAGACATTGCTATGCAGATGGAAAATTTGAGGGTGGCCAATTACTAATTTTTAAATATCCAACGTGTTCACTACACCATCCATTTCCAAGGATGGCGTTATCTGAGCAGAACAGAATGAATATTTAGAACCTGGTGTTATGCTGGCAGATTGGTAGTGTATGCTGTAATAAAGCCTTTTAGCTTCGTAGTAttgtaaaaaaaatgaaaaaatagtaTGGTATATTAGTGTAAAAGAAATTTGTTTGTATCATTGGAAAGGTTTATAGCAAATCGTGCAATGTTTAAAAGGGAGTGAGCCCATAATATCTAAAAAACACATCTAATTGCTAAGCTAAACCTTGTGGGAGGAGATCTCTTAGGTCTGCAGAGGCCACAGATTTCTTCTCTCAGCCCATGATGGGATGGAGCCACATAACATCAATGGACCAAAATCTGGCAATGCAAACATTCAACAAAAATCAAATCCTTCTCAAGGTTAGTTTAGCACACAGACATCCTAATAGCATAAGTTCTATAAGCAAGCAAAAAGTTGCCATGGATCCCACTCACGATGGCCCAAGAGTCTCAATTATACATAAACAATTTAATATTTCCTCGGTCGTTGTATGGCTGATTGGGAGATTTGGCACCGCATAGCCCATTTATTCAACCCACTTGGAGCACCCCTTCAACAATCTTTAATATATTTGTCTACAGTTCTACTCTTCATACTGACTCATCTTTGCCACTCACCTCCAATCTACTGCCCCAAGTTTCATTTATTTGCATCTCTTAGTGGAAAGAAACCCAGACCTGCAAGCAATTTGTTTAAAAAATGCTCTTTTGCGTGAAGGCTACCTCTCTCACACATGCCAATTACCATCCTCCAAAAATCTATGGTATGCTAGATCAATGCCTATCATCATTGAAAGTGACGTTGACTTACACCTTCCCCAGCTCCAAGGTTCCCTCTAAACTCACTGGGGTCTTCCCTACCCCTGCCCCTCCCCTACCCAAATACACATATCCATATATTGGATACTGCATAATCATACAATACGACCAGAAATGGCGTTGATATCATATCCAGATGTATCTGAAGATCCCATATTGGATGTGACATGGTTACTCTGTCTGGAGCTGTACCCAATTAAGGGTTTTCTAAAATCATCAGAAACTGCAATAAATGTAACAGAAAAAAATTAATTGTGTAAAGAGTTATAAAGTAGAAAGACAACAACAAATATGAACATTAGGTTTCCACAGTTCATGACAATAAGTGAAAAATATTCTGGGAAAAATGGTGTGCTACGAtcgcatcaatgtttcagatcacacatTACactccatcatcaagatgagaaaataaaaaatgagtGAACTGCCAAATTATCTCTCTTTAAAAAGTGTATGGGATGCCAAGTCGTGAGCTTGGGAAGCATGGAATCCCAAAAATTGTTGAAGCATTCAATGTAgcatgtaaaataaaatataagattaAGTAAAAAGTTAAAAATATCACACAAGGCATGTAATTTTAAAGAGAATAATTTTGAAAGTTAGCAAGCATAATTTATTTTAGCATAAAAAAGATGATGAGGGAAAGATTGAATGACGgtaaatatagaaaaaaatatagGTTTAAAGTAGTCAAACAATGATATTAAGAATCCGATAAAAATCTAGCAAAAGAGAAAGGCCATTGGAGGTGAGAAAGATgataaaggataaatgaattagtaACAATGTAAAATTATTAAAGTAAATTTAAACCAGAGAAGAACATGAAAATGTTTCAAAAACGCAAAGTAGCTAAAAAACTCAAAATATAGTGGAGTGTATCTCTTTTTAAATGAACTTAGCGAGTAGTTAAGAGGGCAGGAGGGCTCCTAGGGACATCATTAGATAAGTAATATCATAGCATGTGAGTTCATGATGGAGTACTCTATATTGGCAAAAAGAAATAGATGAATATATTGCTAGGTATTAAGTGTAGAAAAGGGTACCTGTTGTGCGTATTGCACCACATCCCCATCCTTGACAAGGGACCCCCAGTTTTTCCTTTGATCTGCCCGTAAGAGAATGAAGCACCTTCCAAGCGCCCTGTAAATCCCgaaattcatccaacaaaggttcgaCGTTTTGCAAGCCAAAGCTCCCAAAATTGGCTTGTAAGCCGAAAAGCACAAACCAAGTCACGCACAATATCCTCATAGGCCGAAGGATGGAGAGAAGGAAAGTAAGCTCGCAAAATCCTCCCATAGGCCGAAAGTGCCAAAATGAGAGAAATCGCACATTTAGGCTTGGTAGCCCGAAATTACCATGAGAGGGGCATTTGAATGAAAGATAAACCCTAGGTCGTGCGTTTTGTCTAAGAGTTCGAATTGCAAGCTAAAGAGCCGAGTTTGCAACTTAAAGGCGCCATTTAAAATATTTCTCACAAAACCTTTTGCGTTGGCCGAAAATGTCAAAATCACGCAAAAAAGGGCTTGATAGCCCGATTCTTTTTGCTCAAAACCAAAAGCAAAATCGTGCAATTCACCTTATTTGCCCGAAAAGGTAAAAAGGGGGGTAAGCTcgcttttttctttctttcttgaaggcCAAAAATGCTCTAAAGTTCCAAATCATGCATTGAGGCTATTTAAGCCGAAAATGAAAAGGATTCATATTTGCGCAATCTACTTCATTTAGTCGAAAATGGTGACCAAAGACATTGACGTCGCGCATTTCAAACACAAGGCCCAAATCACAATAGAGACTAAGTTCGCCAAAGTGTCTTTCAAGCCAAAAAAGAATAATGAAGTTTAAACTTTCAAAATTGGCATGTAGGCCGAAAATTCCAAAAGAAATATCGCGCATTCAACCCGAAGTTAGAAAGCAGCGCAAACTCTCAAAGTGGTCTTAGAGCCCGAAATTGCCATAAGAGGGCATTATAACTTAGAAGAATAAAATCACCCATTTCGCCCAAATGACCCGAAGTTCTAAAGGGGCATTTAAACAAAGAAGAAAGTCGCGCATTTCAGCTCATAAGCCTGAAACTTGAGGACTTAGGGCATAAAACTTAAGTCAAGTAAAATCTCGCAATTCGGCCATTTCGCCCGAAATTTGGAGGCTTAAGGCAAAACACGAACAAAATCGCGCATTAAGGCTCAATAGGCTGAAAATCATAAAAGAGTTAAAATCGCGCGAGAGAGCTGAATGGTCGAATTCCCAAAGAAAGAAGAGGTCGTGCATTTTAACCAAAGGGGTCTGAATTTCATGCAAAGGAGCATTTAAAAGAGATGATTTAATATGAttgttaaattattttattttatttttcaaaatgattattaaAGTGGAATTCACTGTTTGCAGATTGACAACAACCTAAGGCGCAAAGTGAAGCCTTGATCGCGATCAACAccagaagaggaaatgcaagaccgcACCACAGAGCGCAAAACGAAGCACAGGGAAGCACGCCACAGACCACAGAGTTGAAGTCCACCAGCCAAACCAAAGACAAAGAACACGCAGGGTGCTACAAAAATGCATTCTTGGAAATACACTGCTGGAAGAAATTCCAAAAAAACCAGTTTAAAAACTGAACTTGTTTAATGTAAACAACTGCCTGTGGGCCCCGTTGAAGATATTTCAAAACAAAGGGACACAGATCAGTTACGTTCAACTACCGGATTGACCAGATTAATGCCAAATAGTGGTAGGTAGTTGAGAATATGGTTGGGGGGATAACTAAGGATTTAATGGGCATGGGTCAAAGCTGCTaggcttctagaaggcagatcaaggcccttggatgcagtcaatcctggccatcgattcaaattgtaaaatctataaaaggcagaggcctttctcttgtaaagggttagattgttaGATCCTAGTTAGATTTTAGTAGTTAGGAATAGAGTAGaactgctgcagaaattgttgtaacgacagccaaaatcaatatatgaacattgaagtatggtgtttatcatcttggttttcttctatttgcatggtttccttcaccaggtttagatagatccttttgttgtgcaggtatttgatggatttgggttcataccattggggatatgttgattgtgtattcctgtgtatggttagtctaagccataaaaattgtgtttagttcaattgcaaGTGTCCATTTGAGctacgccagaattgggtgcttaggcaTGCACCTGCACTCTAAAAA is part of the Cryptomeria japonica chromosome 10, Sugi_1.0, whole genome shotgun sequence genome and harbors:
- the LOC131039363 gene encoding zinc finger CCCH domain-containing protein 5 isoform X1; protein product: METEQSVTVASKWDQLPRKEKRKNMKKFKRKAARKEGAEKERARLNDPEEQQRIELQEQAEAEAVEKARKDFEEHERIWILTHQEAQLKRQEEIQIQQAQEAAKKEEEENWEYVEDGPAEIIWQGNEIIVQKKKIRVPKGKLDVNTVADDSNRPISNPLPPQRDAFEAYSKLETPGFKAFDAVEQQIPNFGTEQDKTHCPFHVKTGACRFGARCSRAHFYPDKSCTLLMKNMYNGPGLTWEQEEGLEYTDEEVVHHYEEFYEDVHTEFLKFGELVNFKVCKNGSSHLRGNVYVHYQSLLSAVSAYNAINGRFFAGKQVICEFVGVMRWRVAICGEYMKSDRKNCSRGSACNFLHCFRNPGGEYDWADWDSRPPRSWVNKMDMLFGGSRVDQYDHQKLRDQDHWNRYGHSVRRIQSRSSYKSSSRRHKSHERDSCSSGEDRGTPTREPSNGRKYGGKEEREQRSDLDQNCAAYNRSSSRSSSRWRKFHERDLCSSDEDRGTPVREHSGGRKYYGKEEREQRKYSGKEEREQRSDMDQTCATYHISSCRSSSRRHKSHERDSCNSDEDRGTPIREQSGGRKYSDEEREQRLNFDQNYATCKRRVNRRSPSHDRGGFEKSENRSSCRSSSRQHKSHERDSCNSVEDRGTPIREQSGGRKYSDEEREQRLNFHQNYATCKRQVNRRSPSHDRGGFEKSKNDYVISEEDIKSRDCHQAKRKKHYRELTCEDDDDDKERSVVSVDMDLVGELQCKRRNESCIQFESDMDKLKSNDRETMRREDVKSSHYKKEQKRKASRRAQDQLELENIDQEKIKLSKSCYHCEQMPCKHEDHKKISKRHQYSKSPIRSRKHNWLQSGEKGQSISPDKDNHNNKLPSTSRNSSVKAPKRSLDEGSFAILDRWQASDEPEL
- the LOC131039363 gene encoding zinc finger CCCH domain-containing protein 5 isoform X2, with protein sequence METEQSVTVASKWDQLPRKEKRKNMKKFKRKAARKEGAEKERARLNDPEEQQRIELQEQAEAEAVEKARKDFEEHERIWILTHQEAQLKRQEEIQIQQAQEAAKKEEEENWEYVEDGPAEIIWQGNEIIVQKKKIRVPKGKLDVNTVADDSNRPISNPLPPQRDAFEAYSKLETPGFKAFDAVEQQIPNFGTEQDKTHCPFHVKTGACRFGARCSRAHFYPDKSCTLLMKNMYNGPGLTWEQEEGLEYTDEEVVHHYEEFYEDVHTEFLKFGELVNFKVICEFVGVMRWRVAICGEYMKSDRKNCSRGSACNFLHCFRNPGGEYDWADWDSRPPRSWVNKMDMLFGGSRVDQYDHQKLRDQDHWNRYGHSVRRIQSRSSYKSSSRRHKSHERDSCSSGEDRGTPTREPSNGRKYGGKEEREQRSDLDQNCAAYNRSSSRSSSRWRKFHERDLCSSDEDRGTPVREHSGGRKYYGKEEREQRKYSGKEEREQRSDMDQTCATYHISSCRSSSRRHKSHERDSCNSDEDRGTPIREQSGGRKYSDEEREQRLNFDQNYATCKRRVNRRSPSHDRGGFEKSENRSSCRSSSRQHKSHERDSCNSVEDRGTPIREQSGGRKYSDEEREQRLNFHQNYATCKRQVNRRSPSHDRGGFEKSKNDYVISEEDIKSRDCHQAKRKKHYRELTCEDDDDDKERSVVSVDMDLVGELQCKRRNESCIQFESDMDKLKSNDRETMRREDVKSSHYKKEQKRKASRRAQDQLELENIDQEKIKLSKSCYHCEQMPCKHEDHKKISKRHQYSKSPIRSRKHNWLQSGEKGQSISPDKDNHNNKLPSTSRNSSVKAPKRSLDEGSFAILDRWQASDEPEL